The following are encoded in a window of Parafrankia discariae genomic DNA:
- a CDS encoding group II intron maturase-specific domain-containing protein — translation MGLSLSAEKTLITHIEEGLDFLGWRIQRHHKRGTNRHYVYTYPSRNAVHTVTGKVKDQCRQTGPNLPLDVLLFNINRMLRGWCTYFRPGVSSKAFNYVGHYAWGRVIRWLRRKHRKMNWKELRRRYCGGRWWPSGETVALFNAGAVHTTRYRYRGAAIPAPWPLAGR, via the coding sequence ATGGGCCTGAGCCTGTCAGCGGAGAAGACGCTGATCACCCATATCGAGGAAGGCCTCGATTTCCTTGGGTGGCGCATTCAGCGCCATCACAAGAGAGGCACGAACCGGCACTACGTCTATACCTATCCGTCACGGAATGCGGTTCATACCGTGACGGGAAAGGTTAAGGATCAGTGTCGCCAGACAGGGCCAAATCTTCCGCTCGACGTCCTGCTGTTTAATATCAATAGGATGTTGCGAGGCTGGTGTACGTACTTCCGACCGGGGGTGTCCAGCAAAGCCTTCAACTACGTTGGCCACTATGCATGGGGCCGCGTGATCAGATGGTTGCGCAGGAAACACCGAAAGATGAACTGGAAGGAGCTGCGGCGCCGGTACTGCGGCGGCCGGTGGTGGCCATCGGGCGAAACAGTGGCGCTGTTTAACGCGGGGGCGGTGCATACAACACGCTACCGCTACCGGGGAGCAGCGATCCCAGCACCGTGGCCACTGGCCGGGCGATGA
- a CDS encoding class I SAM-dependent methyltransferase has protein sequence MAGPGGHVTTIDIDPDVTSGATAALAATGVEAVTVLTGDGVFGDPDGHVHDRLIATVGVWDISSAWWDQLTPGGRLVLPLRWRGQTRAVAFRRDGDRMISESVELCGFVPMIGQEGERTAPIHPGDLVALHWDQDQAIDPDALTGVLARKRTIALSGVEVGPYDPFDGIWLRLTATEPGCCRIAATPEAVKSALCAPAIPQRSPALVEGDSLAYLSLARNHAAPGRHMLGVIGHGPNRHDLADQLIEGIHTWNSDRAAIPTVTAYRSLAGLTHQASGLIRKPDSPLTITF, from the coding sequence CTGGCCGGGCCCGGCGGGCACGTCACCACCATCGACATCGACCCCGACGTCACCAGCGGCGCGACCGCCGCCCTCGCCGCGACCGGCGTCGAGGCGGTCACGGTCCTCACCGGGGACGGTGTCTTCGGTGACCCGGACGGCCACGTTCACGATCGGCTGATCGCCACGGTGGGCGTCTGGGACATCTCCAGCGCCTGGTGGGACCAGCTCACCCCCGGCGGCCGGCTCGTCCTGCCCCTGCGCTGGCGGGGCCAGACCCGAGCGGTGGCCTTCCGCCGCGACGGCGACCGGATGATCAGCGAGTCGGTGGAGCTCTGCGGCTTTGTCCCCATGATCGGACAGGAAGGCGAGCGGACCGCCCCGATCCACCCCGGCGACCTCGTCGCGCTGCACTGGGATCAGGACCAGGCCATCGACCCCGACGCCCTCACCGGCGTACTCGCCCGGAAGCGGACGATCGCCTTGTCCGGCGTCGAGGTCGGACCCTACGACCCCTTCGACGGGATCTGGCTGCGCCTGACCGCCACCGAGCCCGGGTGCTGCCGCATCGCGGCCACCCCCGAGGCAGTGAAGTCCGCCCTGTGCGCGCCCGCGATACCCCAGCGCAGCCCGGCCCTCGTCGAGGGCGACTCACTCGCCTACCTCAGCCTCGCCCGCAACCACGCCGCGCCCGGCCGTCACATGCTCGGCGTCATCGGCCACGGCCCGAACCGCCACGACCTGGCCGACCAGCTGATCGAAGGTATCCACACCTGGAACAGCGACCGGGCAGCGATCCCCACCGTGACCGCCTACCGCAGCCTCGCCGGTCTCACGCACCAGGCATCCGGACTGATCCGCAAACCAGACAGCCCTCTCACAATCACATTCTGA
- a CDS encoding replication-relaxation family protein yields MSGAEQRLLEVAGRMTSRDRWMFAMLHEHRVLTSHHLTRLAFDGDRMARMRLATLHRLQTVDRMRPYYGQGRGTGPYHYMLGPVGAAILAAGRGQSVADLGYRRDKLHAWVSSPRLGHLVGVNAVFTAWVYASRTRPDNEGLTVWWSERRAAALWRQWIRPDGYGTWQAGQRRLDFFVEFDTGTESLSQIARKIPGYTRLAASSGLTSPVLIWLPVHLPGTGTARPARRHPGRRRHRHRRPRPPDRPDDCGRPARPRPRPASVAAPAHHHPHRPRRTHHPLRHPDPHPPPSRQPRPARPPP; encoded by the coding sequence GTGAGCGGCGCCGAGCAGAGACTGCTGGAAGTGGCCGGGCGGATGACCAGCCGGGACCGGTGGATGTTCGCGATGCTGCACGAGCACCGGGTCCTGACCAGCCACCATCTGACCCGCCTCGCGTTCGACGGCGACCGGATGGCCCGGATGCGACTGGCGACCCTGCACCGGCTGCAGACCGTCGACCGGATGCGCCCCTACTACGGCCAAGGCCGCGGTACCGGCCCCTACCACTACATGCTCGGGCCGGTCGGCGCGGCGATTCTCGCCGCCGGGCGCGGCCAGAGCGTCGCCGACCTCGGCTACCGCCGCGACAAACTGCACGCCTGGGTGAGCTCGCCCCGCCTCGGTCACCTTGTCGGCGTCAACGCGGTCTTCACCGCCTGGGTGTATGCCAGCCGCACCCGCCCCGACAACGAAGGACTGACCGTCTGGTGGTCCGAACGGCGTGCCGCCGCCCTGTGGCGGCAGTGGATCCGCCCGGACGGCTACGGCACCTGGCAGGCCGGCCAGCGCCGGCTCGACTTCTTCGTCGAGTTCGACACCGGCACCGAATCCCTCTCTCAGATCGCGCGCAAGATCCCCGGCTACACGAGGCTCGCTGCCTCCAGCGGCCTGACCAGCCCCGTCCTGATCTGGCTGCCGGTCCACCTACCGGGAACGGGAACTGCGCGCCCGGCTCGCCGCCACCCCGGCCGGCGTCGTCATCGTCACCGCCGCCCCCGCCCCCCTGACCGCCCCGACGACTGCGGCCGACCCGCCCGACCTCGCCCCCGCCCGGCAAGTGTGGCTGCCCCTGCACACCACCACCCGCACCGACCTCGACGAACTCACCACCCGCTACGGCACCCCGATCCGCACCCGCCCCCCAGCCGACAACCCCGACCCGCACGACCACCGCCATGA
- a CDS encoding FAD-dependent oxidoreductase, with protein MTAPGGGSVPGAGGGTAGGGAGPGRRGHAVVLGASVAGLLAARVLAEHVGQVTIIDRDDVTATATPTATGTGGARGGAAQGRHLHALMERGRQILDELYPDFTAKIAADGVPTAETLVGTRWYFDGARVTPVPTGLTSVLASRPALEAALRAATLGHDRIRWLPELRAVGLVRDAEPAARDGAVRGRAVGGRVAGVRVEPLAGDTPARALEADLVVDATGRGSRAVEWLTDLGFDVPRAETVGVDLAYASRTYRRRPTDLGGDLGVIISTLPGTRGGGAVAQEGDRWIVTLAGMLGDHPPVDAPGYERFAASLPAPDIHRLIQGAEPLDDPVRYRFRASRRLRYDLLRSPAAGFVAIGDALCTLNPLYAQGMTVAAQQALELRGCLRSGGLDNLAARYFAAAAQPTSRAWSIATDSDLRYREVEGRRGPRTRITNAYIPRVQAATRSDPVLARNLIRVVNLVDPPTILLTPAALLRTARHALTRHGQS; from the coding sequence GTGACCGCGCCCGGCGGCGGAAGCGTGCCCGGGGCCGGCGGCGGGACGGCCGGCGGGGGAGCGGGCCCGGGCAGGCGGGGGCACGCCGTCGTGCTCGGTGCCAGCGTCGCGGGCCTGCTGGCGGCCCGGGTACTGGCCGAGCACGTCGGCCAGGTGACGATCATCGACCGCGACGACGTCACCGCCACGGCCACCCCCACCGCCACCGGGACCGGCGGCGCCCGCGGCGGGGCGGCGCAGGGCCGGCACCTGCACGCCCTGATGGAACGGGGCCGCCAGATCCTCGACGAGCTCTACCCGGACTTCACCGCCAAGATCGCCGCCGACGGGGTGCCGACGGCGGAGACCCTCGTCGGCACCCGCTGGTACTTCGACGGCGCCCGCGTCACCCCGGTGCCGACCGGCCTCACCTCGGTACTCGCCAGCCGGCCGGCCCTGGAGGCGGCGCTGCGAGCCGCGACGCTCGGCCACGACCGGATCCGGTGGCTCCCCGAACTCCGCGCGGTCGGCCTCGTCCGGGACGCCGAGCCGGCCGCGCGGGACGGCGCTGTCCGGGGGCGGGCTGTGGGGGGGCGCGTCGCCGGGGTGCGGGTCGAGCCGCTCGCCGGGGACACCCCGGCCCGCGCCCTCGAGGCCGACCTCGTCGTCGACGCCACCGGGCGCGGGTCCCGCGCCGTGGAGTGGCTCACCGACCTGGGCTTCGACGTCCCGCGGGCGGAGACTGTCGGCGTCGACCTCGCCTACGCCTCCCGCACCTACCGCCGCCGGCCCACGGATCTCGGTGGCGACCTCGGCGTCATCATCTCGACGCTGCCCGGCACCCGCGGCGGTGGCGCCGTCGCGCAGGAGGGCGACCGCTGGATCGTGACCCTCGCCGGCATGCTCGGCGACCACCCACCGGTCGACGCTCCCGGCTACGAACGCTTCGCGGCCTCCCTGCCCGCCCCCGACATCCACCGCCTCATCCAGGGCGCCGAGCCGCTCGACGACCCGGTCCGCTACCGGTTCCGGGCGTCGCGGCGGCTGCGCTACGACCTGCTGCGTTCCCCGGCGGCCGGTTTCGTCGCGATCGGCGACGCCCTGTGCACCCTCAACCCGCTCTACGCGCAGGGCATGACCGTCGCCGCGCAGCAGGCCCTGGAACTGCGCGGATGCCTGCGCTCGGGCGGCCTGGACAACCTCGCCGCCCGGTACTTCGCCGCGGCCGCCCAGCCGACCTCGCGGGCCTGGTCGATCGCCACCGACTCCGACCTGCGCTACCGCGAGGTCGAGGGCCGCCGCGGGCCCCGGACCAGGATCACCAACGCCTACATCCCCCGGGTCCAGGCGGCGACCCGCTCCGACCCCGTCCTCGCCCGCAACCTGATCCGTGTGGTCAACCTCGTCGACCCTCCGACGATCCTGCTCACCCCCGCGGCCCTGCTGCGGACCGCCCGCCATGCCCTGACCCGTCATGGACAGTCATGA
- a CDS encoding acyl-ACP desaturase, producing the protein MMTTTTTGTTTTTTATRAPVLRGPVDGPFLPAGDLAEAVTDFHRAGAAERRWDVETAVDWAAADAGRLTDGQRSAVRFITLIEDHLPGYFAVYTRRFPLTDEVSPEDFAHHRELYHFTVRWAVEEDSHARALFRYQTDSGIARPDELRRELAAEGRKPFELPHDESVALFAYALVQEKATQIYYQQLRAVVGDPVLAELLNRLSRDEARHFAFMADILERYLRVYGDAVVEPIRDVIARFRMPLADTMRGYWRWALRIADAARYDHTDAYEHLIRIVNRAVDAPSDRVDELNRFVAACRTAAPPPPATPAAAPPAAASA; encoded by the coding sequence ATGATGACCACCACGACTACTGGGACCACCACGACCACCACGGCCACCCGGGCCCCCGTGCTGCGCGGCCCGGTAGACGGGCCCTTCCTGCCCGCGGGCGACCTGGCCGAGGCCGTGACCGACTTCCACCGCGCCGGCGCCGCCGAGCGTCGCTGGGACGTCGAGACCGCCGTCGACTGGGCCGCGGCCGACGCCGGCCGGCTCACCGACGGCCAGCGTTCCGCCGTCCGCTTCATCACCCTGATCGAGGATCACCTACCGGGCTACTTCGCCGTCTACACCCGGCGGTTCCCGCTGACCGACGAGGTCAGCCCGGAGGACTTCGCCCACCACCGCGAGCTGTACCACTTCACCGTCCGCTGGGCGGTCGAGGAGGACAGCCACGCCCGCGCCCTGTTCCGCTACCAGACCGACTCGGGCATCGCCCGTCCCGACGAGCTGCGCCGCGAGCTCGCCGCCGAGGGCCGCAAGCCCTTCGAGCTCCCGCACGACGAGTCGGTGGCGCTGTTCGCCTACGCGCTCGTGCAGGAGAAGGCCACCCAGATCTACTACCAGCAGCTGCGCGCGGTCGTCGGGGACCCGGTGCTCGCCGAGCTGCTCAACCGGCTCAGCCGGGACGAGGCCCGCCACTTCGCGTTCATGGCCGACATCCTGGAGCGGTACCTGCGGGTGTACGGCGACGCGGTGGTCGAACCGATCCGGGACGTGATCGCCCGCTTCCGGATGCCGCTGGCGGACACGATGCGCGGCTACTGGCGCTGGGCACTGCGGATCGCCGACGCGGCCCGCTACGACCACACCGACGCCTACGAGCACCTGATCCGGATCGTGAACCGCGCCGTCGACGCCCCCTCCGACCGGGTCGACGAGCTGAACCGCTTCGTGGCGGCCTGCCGCACGGCCGCCCCGCCCCCACCCGCCACCCCCGCGGCGGCGCCACCGGCCGCGGCCTCGGCGTGA
- a CDS encoding SAM-dependent methyltransferase, giving the protein MTVTATTPAGPARTGTAAAGVADTNQHYDLDPEIFGLFLDPRRKYSSGLYRSEGLTLEDAQLAKLRFVADRLGLRGGERTLDVGCGWGSVVLYLAGELGCRAVGISPAGRQHAYIAARAAELGVAELVETRQGHFETLDVEPASFDAVSLLGSIVHMPDLDLVFRRARAALRRNGRLYVSESCFRNAAAHTEFDRRGGTEFVRDSIFGWGDMRPLSELVRAAEDAGFSIISVDDLTEDYRRTIEDWLVNVADRADRLDAITPGLAATLTRYLQVANAGWGFTTKHYALVCQKSR; this is encoded by the coding sequence ATGACAGTCACCGCCACCACCCCGGCCGGCCCGGCGAGGACCGGGACAGCCGCGGCCGGGGTCGCGGACACGAACCAGCACTACGACCTCGACCCGGAGATCTTCGGCCTGTTCCTGGACCCGCGCCGCAAGTACTCCAGCGGTCTCTACCGCTCCGAGGGTCTGACGCTGGAGGACGCCCAGCTCGCCAAGCTGCGTTTCGTCGCCGACCGGCTCGGGCTGCGCGGCGGCGAGCGGACCCTCGATGTGGGCTGCGGCTGGGGCTCGGTCGTGCTGTACCTGGCCGGCGAGCTCGGCTGCCGCGCCGTCGGGATCAGCCCGGCCGGCCGCCAGCACGCCTACATCGCCGCCCGGGCCGCCGAGCTGGGCGTCGCCGAGCTGGTCGAGACCCGCCAGGGCCACTTCGAGACCCTCGACGTCGAACCGGCGTCGTTCGACGCGGTGTCGCTGCTCGGGTCCATCGTGCACATGCCCGACCTCGACCTGGTGTTCCGCCGGGCGCGGGCGGCGCTGCGCCGCAACGGGCGGCTGTACGTCTCCGAGTCCTGCTTCCGCAACGCGGCCGCGCACACGGAGTTCGACCGGCGCGGCGGCACCGAGTTCGTCCGCGACTCGATCTTCGGCTGGGGGGACATGCGCCCACTGTCCGAGCTGGTCCGCGCCGCCGAGGACGCCGGGTTCTCGATCATCTCCGTGGACGACCTGACCGAGGACTACCGCCGCACCATCGAGGACTGGCTGGTCAACGTTGCCGACCGGGCCGACCGGCTCGACGCGATCACCCCCGGCCTGGCGGCCACCCTCACCCGATACCTCCAGGTCGCCAACGCCGGCTGGGGCTTCACCACGAAGCACTACGCGCTGGTCTGCCAGAAGTCGCGCTGA
- a CDS encoding acyl carrier protein: MSTTAEPVLVTVTQIVATELATTADAIDPDLDLRTVAGADSVKVLRMIARIERAYDIELDDEDVFTVTTVREVTDVVERALAEGAAA, from the coding sequence ATGTCCACGACCGCCGAGCCGGTGCTCGTCACCGTCACCCAGATCGTCGCCACCGAGCTGGCGACCACCGCGGACGCCATCGACCCCGACCTCGACCTGCGCACCGTCGCCGGCGCCGACTCGGTGAAGGTGCTGCGCATGATCGCCCGTATCGAGCGGGCCTACGACATCGAGCTCGACGACGAGGACGTCTTCACGGTGACCACCGTCCGTGAGGTGACCGACGTCGTCGAGCGGGCGCTGGCCGAGGGCGCGGCGGCATGA
- a CDS encoding PaaI family thioesterase produces the protein MTAEPTTTVEPTTVAEPGASAGEQELMVTPWAVLDDYQCFGCSPHNATGLQLRFRVLPDGLGTVFRLGSAHESYPGVVHGGLAGVICDETMGNLIVLRTGTPAFTTAMRLRYLAPIPVGAPHECRARIVSTGDTGLINAEADILDATGGVVATARATYRPVALEAARDRITLSDGDAGLLADVLRTSTLAAVPATTSVPATAAVPATTSLPATASEES, from the coding sequence ATGACCGCCGAGCCGACGACCACCGTCGAACCGACGACCGTCGCTGAGCCCGGGGCGTCCGCCGGCGAGCAGGAGCTCATGGTCACCCCGTGGGCCGTCCTGGACGACTACCAGTGCTTCGGCTGCTCCCCGCACAACGCCACGGGCCTGCAGCTGCGGTTCCGGGTGCTCCCGGACGGGCTCGGCACCGTCTTCCGGCTGGGTTCCGCGCACGAGTCGTACCCGGGCGTCGTGCACGGCGGCCTGGCCGGGGTGATCTGCGACGAGACGATGGGCAACCTCATCGTGCTGCGCACCGGGACGCCGGCGTTCACCACCGCCATGCGGCTGCGCTACCTGGCGCCGATTCCGGTCGGCGCCCCGCACGAGTGCCGGGCGCGGATCGTCAGCACCGGGGACACCGGCCTGATCAACGCCGAGGCGGACATCCTCGACGCGACCGGCGGGGTCGTCGCCACCGCCCGCGCCACCTACCGCCCGGTCGCCCTCGAGGCGGCCCGTGACCGCATCACGCTCAGCGACGGCGATGCCGGCCTGCTGGCGGACGTCCTGCGTACGTCGACCCTCGCCGCCGTTCCCGCGACGACCTCCGTTCCCGCGACCGCCGCCGTTCCCGCGACGACCTCCCTTCCCGCGACCGCCTCCGAGGAGTCCTGA
- a CDS encoding ferritin-like domain-containing protein, which translates to MHSYDVFRRYERHVWRLADIPFDEVRPELVRPEYVRIARGAVMGEANSIAAQHGFFDEFVDDYDFSAFIALWGSQELQHHFAFRAWLDQIDAQVAPGAVAAMREPYAPGTTPAATLATNIISELTVNHVYRAVAAWVQEPVLAAIMTKASLDEAAHAREFIHYTRRRLADHPDELASVLETLFIYTAEQRIKHPVGVFKGELEALQDHDTIDTGFTYFLTQVATEGELAHLQDKIRRAFGALTGLDLTTNARVRRNLAEVLG; encoded by the coding sequence ATGCACAGCTACGACGTCTTCCGCCGATACGAGCGCCACGTGTGGCGGCTCGCCGACATCCCCTTCGACGAGGTGCGGCCCGAACTGGTCCGCCCCGAGTACGTCCGGATCGCGCGCGGCGCGGTGATGGGCGAGGCGAACTCGATCGCCGCCCAGCACGGCTTCTTCGACGAGTTCGTCGACGACTACGACTTCTCCGCGTTCATCGCGCTGTGGGGCTCCCAGGAGCTCCAGCACCACTTCGCGTTCCGGGCCTGGCTGGACCAGATCGACGCCCAGGTGGCGCCGGGCGCGGTCGCCGCGATGCGGGAGCCCTACGCGCCGGGCACCACCCCGGCGGCCACCCTGGCGACGAACATCATCTCCGAGCTGACGGTCAACCACGTCTACCGCGCGGTCGCCGCCTGGGTGCAGGAGCCGGTGCTGGCCGCGATCATGACGAAGGCGAGCCTGGACGAGGCCGCGCACGCCCGCGAGTTCATCCACTACACGCGGCGCCGGCTGGCCGATCACCCCGACGAGCTCGCCTCCGTGCTGGAGACGCTGTTCATCTACACCGCCGAGCAGCGCATCAAGCACCCGGTGGGCGTGTTCAAGGGCGAGCTGGAGGCTCTGCAGGACCACGACACCATTGACACCGGGTTCACCTACTTCCTCACCCAGGTGGCGACGGAGGGCGAGCTGGCCCATCTGCAGGACAAGATCCGGCGGGCCTTCGGCGCGCTGACCGGCCTGGACCTGACCACCAACGCCCGGGTCCGCCGCAACCTCGCCGAGGTCCTTGGATGA
- a CDS encoding AMP-binding protein, with protein MHDAPAEVAIPVPRAVPVSPPAVSPPAGDLPVCSTAAVALAAGTLHGGLAAVAARHPGLPLDFPSAGASLTLGELVARADVLAAALTGTGTGVGVVAGDRVGVLSDNAPDFLVALAGVSRAGAAACPLPLPASTRDLPGYAARLARAVAVAGIRLVLVGGRTARMADRFAGAFDGVRLVRVADLTAPDTDGGPAPAGTAPAGTAPAGTAPAGTAPAGPAADVSPDEAALVQFTSGSTAAPKGVVLTHRNILAGLAAIIDGVALTEADGGGIWLPLFHDMGLFGTLAGIFAGMPMTVWSPAAFVKDPAGWLADFLGRGGSVAPMPNFAYDHLAEAVPAPREAGLDLSGWRVAFNGAEPVEPASVERFLAIFTPAGFPPAALMPVYGMAEATLAVTFPPLGRAPVHRWVDRDLLARDGVARDVPAGAPSARGLAGVGRPVRAMRVRIGGRDGTGVLADDQVGEIQISGDAVTGGYLTDTGAQPAGAFTADGWLRTGDLGLLRDGELFVTGRDKEMVIVRGVNYYPHDAEEAARDVPGVHRRRCVAYADRTPEGTETMAVLAETPLTDDAGRAALATAIRVAVTAAVGLAEVTVGLVGPDALPRTSSGKFQRLAARAACVPT; from the coding sequence ATGCACGACGCTCCGGCGGAGGTGGCGATCCCCGTGCCCCGCGCCGTCCCCGTCTCCCCGCCTGCCGTCTCCCCGCCCGCCGGTGACCTGCCCGTGTGCTCGACGGCCGCCGTCGCGCTGGCGGCGGGCACCCTGCACGGCGGCCTGGCCGCGGTCGCGGCCCGCCATCCCGGGCTGCCCCTCGACTTCCCCTCCGCCGGGGCGTCGCTGACGCTGGGCGAGCTCGTCGCCCGCGCGGACGTCCTGGCGGCTGCCCTGACCGGCACCGGCACCGGGGTCGGGGTCGTCGCCGGTGACCGGGTCGGCGTGCTCAGCGACAACGCGCCCGACTTCCTGGTCGCCCTGGCCGGGGTGAGCCGGGCGGGGGCCGCCGCGTGCCCCCTGCCGCTGCCCGCCTCCACCCGTGACCTGCCCGGCTACGCCGCCCGGCTGGCCCGCGCGGTGGCCGTCGCCGGGATCCGGCTCGTGCTGGTCGGTGGCCGGACGGCCCGGATGGCCGACCGCTTCGCCGGGGCCTTCGACGGCGTCCGCCTCGTCCGGGTCGCCGACCTCACGGCGCCGGACACCGACGGCGGCCCGGCTCCGGCCGGCACCGCTCCAGCCGGCACCGCTCCGGCCGGCACCGCTCCAGCCGGCACCGCCCCGGCCGGCCCGGCGGCGGACGTGTCCCCCGACGAGGCCGCGCTGGTCCAGTTCACCTCCGGCAGCACCGCCGCCCCCAAGGGGGTCGTGTTGACGCACCGCAACATCCTCGCCGGGCTGGCCGCGATCATCGACGGTGTCGCGCTGACCGAGGCCGACGGCGGTGGCATCTGGCTGCCGCTGTTCCACGACATGGGTCTGTTCGGCACGCTCGCCGGCATCTTCGCCGGCATGCCGATGACCGTCTGGTCGCCGGCCGCCTTCGTGAAGGACCCGGCCGGCTGGCTGGCCGACTTCCTCGGCCGTGGCGGAAGCGTCGCGCCCATGCCGAACTTCGCCTACGACCACCTGGCGGAGGCCGTCCCGGCGCCGCGGGAGGCCGGCCTGGACCTGAGCGGCTGGCGGGTCGCCTTCAACGGCGCTGAGCCGGTCGAGCCCGCCTCGGTCGAGCGCTTCCTCGCCATCTTCACCCCGGCCGGCTTCCCGCCGGCGGCGCTGATGCCCGTCTACGGGATGGCCGAGGCCACGCTGGCGGTCACCTTCCCGCCGCTGGGCCGCGCCCCGGTGCACCGCTGGGTCGACCGTGACCTGCTCGCCCGCGACGGCGTCGCGCGGGACGTGCCGGCCGGCGCGCCGTCCGCCCGCGGGCTGGCCGGGGTGGGCCGGCCGGTGCGCGCCATGCGGGTGCGGATCGGCGGCCGGGACGGCACCGGTGTGCTCGCCGACGACCAGGTCGGCGAGATCCAGATCAGCGGCGACGCGGTGACGGGCGGCTACCTGACCGACACCGGGGCGCAGCCGGCCGGCGCGTTCACCGCGGACGGCTGGCTGCGCACCGGCGACCTCGGCCTGCTGCGCGACGGCGAGCTGTTCGTCACCGGCCGGGACAAGGAGATGGTGATCGTCCGCGGGGTGAACTACTACCCGCACGACGCCGAGGAGGCCGCCCGGGACGTCCCCGGGGTGCACCGCCGCCGCTGCGTCGCCTACGCCGACCGCACCCCCGAGGGCACCGAGACGATGGCCGTCCTCGCCGAGACCCCGCTGACCGACGACGCCGGGCGCGCGGCCCTGGCCACCGCGATCCGGGTGGCGGTGACCGCCGCGGTCGGCCTCGCCGAGGTCACCGTCGGCCTCGTCGGGCCCGACGCGCTGCCGCGGACGTCCAGTGGGAAGTTCCAGCGCCTCGCCGCGCGCGCGGCGTGCGTACCGACCTGA
- a CDS encoding cytochrome P450: protein MTTSTAVPAAGTGSSGPTGEESTALLAELFDPATRPDPYPVYSRLREAGALHTTPFGLPVATRHADCVAVLANQDWGHDLEAHQMHPTLPAESFPTTFLWMEPPDHTRLRGLVSKGFTPRSVQLLRPRITALVDELLDNALAAGEFDLVETIAYPLPLTVICEILGVPAADHPAVQVWSQALARAFDPDALMSPEALAERNRAIPEFLEYFGALVERHRHEPGDNLISALAQVEDAGDRLTADELLGTCVTLIIAGHETTVNLVGNGMLALLRNPDQLALLRAEPELIGPAVEELLRYDSPIHLNTRAAKRELEVAGRLFAPGEGVVALIACANRDPRAYPDPDRLDLRRFTSSAGGPPARHLSFSLGHHYCLGAPLALLEMELLLAGFIRRVSEAEITDNNPPYKPNLLIRGLAELPVRFRG from the coding sequence ATGACCACGTCCACCGCCGTCCCGGCGGCCGGCACCGGATCATCCGGACCGACCGGCGAGGAGTCGACCGCACTGCTGGCCGAACTGTTCGACCCGGCGACCAGACCCGACCCCTACCCCGTCTACAGCCGGCTGCGCGAGGCGGGCGCGCTGCACACGACTCCGTTCGGGCTGCCCGTCGCGACCCGGCACGCCGACTGCGTGGCCGTCCTGGCGAACCAGGACTGGGGGCACGACCTGGAAGCGCACCAGATGCACCCGACGCTGCCGGCGGAGTCGTTCCCCACCACGTTCCTGTGGATGGAACCGCCGGACCACACCCGGCTGCGCGGCCTGGTCAGCAAGGGCTTCACCCCGCGCAGCGTGCAGCTGCTGCGGCCGCGGATCACCGCGCTGGTCGACGAGCTCCTCGACAACGCGCTCGCCGCCGGTGAGTTCGACCTCGTCGAGACGATCGCCTACCCGCTGCCGCTGACGGTCATCTGCGAGATCCTCGGCGTGCCCGCCGCCGACCACCCGGCCGTCCAGGTCTGGTCGCAGGCGCTGGCCCGGGCGTTCGACCCCGACGCGCTGATGTCACCGGAGGCCCTCGCGGAGCGCAACCGGGCCATCCCCGAGTTCCTGGAGTACTTCGGCGCGCTGGTCGAGCGGCACCGGCACGAGCCCGGCGACAACCTGATCTCCGCGCTGGCCCAGGTCGAGGATGCCGGTGACCGGCTCACCGCCGACGAGCTGCTCGGCACCTGCGTCACACTGATCATCGCCGGCCACGAGACGACGGTGAACCTGGTCGGCAACGGGATGCTCGCGCTGCTGCGCAACCCCGACCAGCTCGCCCTGCTGCGCGCCGAGCCCGAGCTGATCGGGCCGGCCGTCGAGGAGCTGCTGCGCTACGACTCGCCGATTCACCTCAACACCCGCGCGGCGAAGCGGGAGCTCGAGGTGGCCGGGCGGCTGTTCGCGCCCGGCGAGGGCGTCGTCGCGCTGATCGCCTGCGCGAACCGGGACCCGCGGGCCTACCCCGACCCGGACCGGCTCGACCTGCGGCGGTTCACCTCGTCGGCGGGCGGCCCGCCGGCCCGGCACCTGTCGTTCAGCCTCGGCCACCACTACTGCCTCGGCGCGCCGCTGGCGCTGCTCGAGATGGAGCTGCTGCTCGCCGGGTTCATCCGTCGGGTCAGCGAGGCCGAGATCACCGACAACAACCCGCCCTACAAGCCGAACCTGCTGATCAGGGGGCTGGCCGAGCTGCCCGTGCGGTTCCGCGGCTGA